The following DNA comes from Elusimicrobiota bacterium.
CCGGATCCGATGCATCATGCCTTTTTCATCCGCTCCATTTTCCTGGCGAGGAACTCTCCCTTTTCCCTGACTCCGATCGCGGGCGTCGATGAACGTTTGGAAAAACTGGTCAAAACGCTGGATGTCGATGAACAGCGCGAAGTATCCGAAGAGCTGGACGCCTACATCCATTCGGAATTCCTGGCTCTGCCGACTTACCAGCGTATTCGCACCTACGGCCTGAGACGCGGGGTCACCTTCACCCCGTACGTTTCCGGCATGCCTTACTTCTTCGGAGCCTCGGCCCATGCCCCTCAAAACGACTAGAAAGCGGCTTCTTGCGACGCATGTGAAGCGACTCCGGGGTTCGCGTTTCGGCAACCTGGTGACACGGACCCTCGAGGACGGAGGTTTGTTCGGCGACGTCTCGATACTGCACGAGCACCTCCCGCCCCGGACGGAACTTCCCAAGATCCACCATCGCCGCACGGCGGAGTTCGTCTACTGCACGGCGGGCTCGATGACCGCCTACCTGGGACGCCGCAAGTACCGCGTCACGGCAGGGAGCGTCCTTTTGATCCCGCGCGGCGTTCGCCATCGATTCGTGACGGGTTCCAGCTCCTGCGAAGCCATCTCGCTCTTCAGTCCCGCGCTGGCGATCGGCCCCGGCGCGGATATCCACATCGAGCCGTGAATGAGGCCTGTTTGAAGCCGTGCGCTCGATCGCGAATCCCGTCTTCTCTTGGAAGCATTGACTTGGGGGGCTTGCGCGCTTATGCTAAGCCCGTGAGAACGGCTAAAGCGGCCCTCGCGCTCCTCCTCGCCTTCGCCGTCCCCGTCCGAGCCGAGACCACGACCGACCCGCTCTGGTACATGCTCTCGACTTACGTCCTTGCCCCGGACGCGAAGGCCATCGAGGCCGAGGGCTCCGGCCCCGCCGACGCGAGGGGGCTTGCCGCCCTTCAGGCCGACCTATTCGTTTTGACGGACGGCTTCGAGGGTTTCCGGGATGAGGCGCAGGTAAAGGAAACCCTCGCGCGGCTCAAGCCGCGAATGTCTCCCGAACTCAAGCCGTTCTTCAAAGACCGCGCCTCCAGCCTGGACGCGATCTATCGCACGCTCGCCGTCACCGACTACACCTGGGCCCAGCGCTTCCCGGAACCGCCCTGCGAGCCTCTTGAGTCCCGCCGAAGACTCCTGGCAGGCCGCGACGGCTTATTCCAGAACGAGAAAGGGGAAGCGTCGCCGTGGCTCGTGGCGCTTCTCGGCGCTCGAACGGAGGGGAAATCCGCCGAAGAAGCCCTCGACCAGGCTTCAGCCCAGGCGAAGCTGACCGATGCCCAATACGAGAGGCTCCGCGCCCGGGTCCGCAAGTTGACGTTGGCGCTCGCCTCCGACAAGGCCGCCGGCGCCGCCCGCTCCAATCTTTACTGCGCCCGCGCCGCCGCATTCACGGACCTCGCCGCATCTCATCGCGCGAAGGATGCGGGCCCTATCACGGCGGCGCGTTCCGTCACGCGGAAGCCCGAAGAGAGCGTTTTCTCCGTCGTGTGGAAGGACCGGCGCGCCGCCGCCGCCTTGCTGAGAACGAAGAACGGAGAAATGCTCGTCACTGACTCAGCCGTAGTCGCCGATACGGACCACCCCCACCTCTTCGCTTTTACCGCGGATGCGAAGCCCGTCGAACTCGCGGCGACGGTCATCCGCCGCCATCCCGAACTCGGAGTGGCCGCGCTCTCCTATGTCGAGGATCTACCCCGGCCCGCTCTGGCGCTCGCGGAGACAGCCCCCGCGAAAGACGACCTTGTCACCGCCGTCGGGCATACGATGATCTCAGGACTTTGGACCAAGACCTCGGGCCTCGTGACCAAGGTCGGCGACGTCGGCTTTCAGACCGATGCCGCCGTTTCGCCTGAAATGAGCGGCGGCCCCATCCTGAATGAGGCGGGGGAAGTCGCGGGAATGCTCGTACTCCGCCCCGCCGATACGGAGGAGGGCCGCTGGCCCGTCGCCATCCCCGCGCCCGTCCTCACGCGCTGGCTGGACGACCCCGCGTTCGCGCTTCCCCCTGCCCCGGGGCTCGAGGTCATCGAGGACGCCGGCACCGCCGCCATCCTGACCCGAACCCGCCCTAGCACGCTGACCGAGGCCGGCCTCGGCGCGTGGAATATCCCGAACCTTCCGCCTCCGCCTTCGGTGCCCCATGGCGTATGCGTGCAAAACTGCGGCGGGGGGAGTTCCCCGAGTTCGTCCTACTCGGGGGGGTACTCCGGCAACGGCAGCGCGGAGCTGGGTCAAGCCCTCGGGGAATTGGGAGCGGTGCTCGTCCTCAAAGGCATCCCCGCGCTGTTTCGGGGGATCGGGAAGCTGTTCAAAGGCAGCGGCACTCCGACGCCCAAGGCTCCGGCGGTCGCCAAGGCCGCTCCGGCTCCGAAATCTGAACCGGCACCTCCGCCGCCCCCGCCTCCCAAACCCACTTGCGAGCTTGTGAAGGTTTCAGCCCCCGCGAAGGCGGGTGCGGAGCCGTTCGAAGTCTCCGTGGCGGTTTCCTGCAAAGGCGGCAAGGTCCCGCTGTCCGGACACTCGGTGAAGTTCACGTTCGAGTGGGACGGGACGGCGTCCACGCAATCGGTGTCGGTCCCGACCGACGCGAGCGGAGCTGCGCCCTTGGTTATACAGGTGTCGAACGATGAGACCAAGGTCGAGAAGGTCCGCGACACATCGGAGCGGAGCCACGACGAGCTGGATCATTACGACCCCGATAAGAAAGATCCGGAGGAACCCGCGGATCCGATGGAGGAGGAACCTGTTCCGGCCCCATCCGTGGGGAGCCGGGACGCCGGCCCGATCTCTGCCTCGGACACCGTGACGATCGCGAAGTCTGCGACGGCGACGACCGCTGCCGCCGAGGCCGAAGAGGCCATTGCCGCCTCGATGAGGGCCGCGAGGGCGGCTCGGATAGCGAGCGCGGCGAGGGCGGGAAGGCTATTCA
Coding sequences within:
- a CDS encoding cupin domain-containing protein, with protein sequence MKRLRGSRFGNLVTRTLEDGGLFGDVSILHEHLPPRTELPKIHHRRTAEFVYCTAGSMTAYLGRRKYRVTAGSVLLIPRGVRHRFVTGSSSCEAISLFSPALAIGPGADIHIEP
- a CDS encoding trypsin-like peptidase domain-containing protein, producing MRTAKAALALLLAFAVPVRAETTTDPLWYMLSTYVLAPDAKAIEAEGSGPADARGLAALQADLFVLTDGFEGFRDEAQVKETLARLKPRMSPELKPFFKDRASSLDAIYRTLAVTDYTWAQRFPEPPCEPLESRRRLLAGRDGLFQNEKGEASPWLVALLGARTEGKSAEEALDQASAQAKLTDAQYERLRARVRKLTLALASDKAAGAARSNLYCARAAAFTDLAASHRAKDAGPITAARSVTRKPEESVFSVVWKDRRAAAALLRTKNGEMLVTDSAVVADTDHPHLFAFTADAKPVELAATVIRRHPELGVAALSYVEDLPRPALALAETAPAKDDLVTAVGHTMISGLWTKTSGLVTKVGDVGFQTDAAVSPEMSGGPILNEAGEVAGMLVLRPADTEEGRWPVAIPAPVLTRWLDDPAFALPPAPGLEVIEDAGTAAILTRTRPSTLTEAGLGAWNIPNLPPPPSVPHGVCVQNCGGGSSPSSSYSGGYSGNGSAELGQALGELGAVLVLKGIPALFRGIGKLFKGSGTPTPKAPAVAKAAPAPKSEPAPPPPPPPKPTCELVKVSAPAKAGAEPFEVSVAVSCKGGKVPLSGHSVKFTFEWDGTASTQSVSVPTDASGAAPLVIQVSNDETKVEKVRDTSERSHDELDHYDPDKKDPEEPADPMEEEPVPAPSVGSRDAGPISASDTVTIAKSATATTAAAEAEEAIAASMRAARAARIASAARAGRLFTLAGRGTALRVTATLTLSGAATTAAGAAIVVLTVKQTFDIGWAIGTVAEGKISEIQRGLKQYDVEEKDCLEKISD